The following are from one region of the Thermoproteus uzoniensis 768-20 genome:
- a CDS encoding 50S ribosomal protein L21e: MPKRTHGYRYKSRKLLTKKPREKGLGGLSRLMYEYKEGDKVVIDIDPTFIKSAPHRRYQGRVGVVVGRQGDAYVVLVEVGSKTKKLVVTPEHLVPLRSA, encoded by the coding sequence ATGCCGAAGAGGACCCACGGCTATAGGTACAAGAGCAGGAAGCTGTTGACGAAGAAGCCGAGGGAGAAGGGGCTGGGCGGCTTGTCCCGGCTAATGTACGAGTACAAGGAGGGCGATAAGGTCGTCATAGATATAGACCCCACCTTTATAAAGTCGGCCCCTCACAGGAGGTATCAAGGCAGAGTGGGCGTGGTGGTCGGGAGGCAGGGAGACGCCTACGTAGTGCTTGTTGAGGTGGGGTCAAAGACCAAGAAGCTCGTAGTCACTCCGGAACACCTAGTCCCTCTAAGAAGCGCGTAG
- a CDS encoding RNA polymerase Rpb4 family protein, with the protein MSVKRIRRSEDITNAKALEVLRSFSQSFELNDVQRKTIDFLEKVVTAPADSAEAKVNELISRFGFARITAIQLVNLMPEDVDELRYLLQMLERREFSDDEIKEMLKILRS; encoded by the coding sequence GTGAGCGTGAAGAGGATAAGGAGATCTGAGGATATCACAAACGCCAAGGCGTTGGAAGTGCTCAGGAGCTTCTCTCAGAGCTTCGAGCTGAACGACGTCCAGAGGAAGACCATAGACTTCCTGGAGAAGGTGGTGACGGCTCCGGCGGACTCGGCCGAGGCAAAGGTCAACGAGCTGATCTCGCGTTTCGGGTTTGCGAGGATCACGGCAATACAGCTGGTTAATCTGATGCCGGAGGACGTCGACGAGTTGAGATACCTACTGCAGATGTTGGAGCGCCGCGAGTTCTCCGACGACGAGATCAAGGAGATGTTGAAGATCTTGCGGTCATGA